The following proteins are co-located in the Corynebacterium aquilae DSM 44791 genome:
- a CDS encoding O-methyltransferase — MSTSAFDAMQRFIDEATVTDAALDNATKTAHEFGLNVPDAATASLLSTLAALAAGANKASLVAITPAAAVVGLHLLRGVRGDSQLTCIDPESEHQRHAREAFLEAGYAPSQCRFLPSRPLEVMGRLAPNNYQLIYADVRATDLSAMVEAAWPLLTEGGILVLADSLLDGLVGEESRNDRDAVAAREADALVSSMDDALVMRLPLGAGLTCVTKLAQK, encoded by the coding sequence GTGAGTACTTCTGCTTTTGACGCCATGCAGCGTTTCATCGATGAGGCCACCGTCACCGACGCCGCCCTCGATAACGCAACCAAGACAGCGCATGAATTCGGTTTGAATGTGCCCGATGCGGCCACCGCGTCGTTGCTGTCCACCCTGGCGGCGCTGGCCGCCGGAGCCAACAAGGCCTCCCTGGTGGCCATCACCCCGGCCGCCGCAGTGGTTGGCCTGCACCTACTGCGGGGTGTGCGTGGCGACAGTCAGCTCACCTGTATCGATCCGGAATCCGAGCACCAGCGCCACGCCCGGGAGGCGTTTTTGGAGGCCGGCTACGCGCCCTCCCAGTGCCGTTTCCTGCCCTCTCGCCCGCTGGAGGTCATGGGGCGTCTGGCGCCAAATAACTACCAGTTGATTTATGCCGATGTGCGGGCCACCGACCTATCCGCCATGGTGGAGGCCGCCTGGCCGCTGCTGACCGAAGGCGGCATCTTGGTGCTGGCCGACAGCCTGCTGGATGGGCTAGTCGGCGAGGAATCCCGCAATGACCGTGACGCGGTCGCCGCCCGCGAGGCCGACGCCCTGGTGTCAAGCATGGATGACGCCCTGGTGATGCGCCTGCCGCTGGGCGCCGGTTTAACCTGCGTGACCAAGCTGGCCCAGAAGTAA
- the dapE gene encoding succinyl-diaminopimelate desuccinylase has protein sequence MNRTDSTSTTPNQLDLLADPVELTRQLVDIESPSHHEEAIADAIEDALRQQCPGIEVVRFNNNVMARTNLGKPTRVILAGHIDTVPIADNVPSHDDTVDGEDVIFGCGTVDMKSGDAVFLNALAQLSTTGTLERDITLIMYEGEEVAARYNGLGHIAAEHSEWLRGDVAILGEPSGAVIEAGCQGTIRVKVTAHGVRAHSARAWMGTNAMHVLSPVIARVAAYQPERITIDGCEYREGLNIVKCESFVATNTIPDEAWMFVNYRFAPNKTLDEAMQHLENVLDLDERYTLDVDDAVSGALPGLAQPAAAELVAATGGNFRAKYGWTDVSRFADLGIPAVNFGPGDPALCHKKDEHCPTAMISDVSRTLMSYLSAQ, from the coding sequence ATGAACCGCACAGACTCCACTTCGACCACCCCAAACCAGCTCGACCTGCTGGCCGACCCAGTAGAACTCACCCGGCAGCTGGTCGATATCGAAAGCCCCTCCCACCACGAGGAGGCCATCGCAGACGCCATCGAAGATGCACTGCGCCAACAGTGCCCCGGCATTGAGGTTGTTCGTTTCAACAACAACGTCATGGCCCGTACCAATCTCGGCAAACCCACCCGCGTGATTCTTGCCGGTCACATCGATACTGTGCCCATCGCCGACAATGTGCCATCTCACGACGACACCGTGGACGGCGAAGATGTCATCTTCGGGTGTGGCACCGTCGATATGAAAAGCGGCGACGCCGTGTTCCTCAACGCCCTGGCCCAGCTGTCCACCACAGGCACGCTGGAACGCGACATCACCCTCATCATGTACGAAGGCGAAGAAGTTGCCGCCCGCTACAACGGCCTCGGCCACATCGCAGCCGAACATTCCGAATGGTTGCGCGGCGACGTCGCCATTCTCGGCGAACCCTCCGGCGCGGTCATCGAGGCCGGCTGCCAAGGCACCATTCGAGTAAAAGTCACCGCCCACGGCGTGCGGGCGCATTCCGCTCGCGCCTGGATGGGCACCAACGCCATGCACGTACTTTCGCCCGTCATCGCCCGCGTTGCCGCCTACCAGCCCGAACGCATCACCATCGACGGCTGCGAGTACCGCGAGGGGCTCAACATCGTCAAATGTGAATCCTTCGTCGCCACCAACACCATCCCCGACGAAGCCTGGATGTTCGTCAACTACCGCTTCGCACCAAACAAAACCCTCGACGAAGCCATGCAGCACCTTGAAAACGTCCTCGACCTCGACGAGCGCTACACGCTCGACGTCGACGACGCGGTCTCCGGGGCACTACCCGGGTTGGCACAACCCGCCGCCGCAGAACTCGTCGCCGCCACCGGCGGAAACTTCCGCGCAAAATACGGCTGGACCGACGTTTCCCGATTCGCCGACCTCGGCATCCCCGCCGTCAACTTCGGCCCCGGCGACCCCGCCCTGTGCCACAAAAAAGACGAACACTGCCCGACCGCAATGATCAGCGACGTCTCCCGCACCCTGATGAGCTACCTCAGCGCCCAGTAG
- the budA gene encoding acetolactate decarboxylase, giving the protein MSANSTLPIERHTIFQNSLMSALLDGIYDGEMTVSELLGHGNFGLGTFDALDGEMVIIDGTCYQLRGDGTATVADLTQRSPFAVATNFVPRIVRTAPAGTVRADLSTFIDSLLPSKNYMYALRITGRFDFVKVRTVTKQQRPYRPMVDATGDDAEHTFTDITGVIAGFRTPVYEKGISVPGCHVHFIDDDRTRGGHILDFTVGEATIEVCPATDLKLRLPLTHDFSRAELSPEDLDQQLHTTEVKQ; this is encoded by the coding sequence GTGAGCGCCAACAGCACTTTGCCGATTGAACGGCACACGATCTTCCAAAACTCCCTCATGTCCGCCCTCCTCGACGGCATCTACGACGGCGAAATGACCGTCAGCGAGCTGCTCGGGCACGGCAACTTTGGGCTGGGCACCTTCGACGCCCTCGACGGAGAAATGGTCATCATCGACGGCACCTGCTACCAACTGCGCGGCGACGGCACCGCCACCGTTGCGGACCTCACCCAACGCAGCCCCTTCGCAGTAGCCACCAACTTCGTGCCCCGCATCGTAAGAACAGCACCGGCCGGCACCGTCCGCGCGGACCTGTCCACGTTCATCGACTCCCTGCTGCCCTCAAAAAACTACATGTACGCGCTACGCATCACCGGCCGCTTTGATTTCGTCAAAGTGCGCACCGTGACCAAACAACAGCGCCCCTACCGCCCCATGGTCGACGCCACCGGGGACGACGCCGAACACACCTTCACCGACATCACCGGAGTCATCGCCGGATTCCGCACCCCCGTCTACGAAAAAGGAATCTCGGTCCCCGGCTGCCACGTGCACTTCATCGACGACGACCGCACCCGCGGCGGCCACATCCTCGACTTCACCGTCGGCGAAGCCACCATCGAAGTGTGCCCCGCCACCGACCTCAAACTACGACTCCCGCTCACCCACGACTTCTCCCGCGCTGAACTCAGCCCCGAAGATCTCGACCAACAACTCCACACCACGGAGGTCAAACAATAG
- a CDS encoding DapH/DapD/GlmU-related protein — MLNQGASAIGIANIAMDGTVLDTWFPHPTLTEPGEVSGSRTVRLGAQHLSPKMLSLVKLDEDRMVEQIAVRTDIESLALPPVDAHDVYLRLHLLSHRLAQPLQINMEGALDLLETVVWTNKGPCLPDNFESVRTSLRSRGLIHVYAVDRLPRMVDYVVPSGVRIAEAERVRLGAYLAPGTRVLREGFVSLNSGSLGPAKIEGRLSFGVVLGEGTKVGLSATVMTRADENNNRPSLMVGRNCTFGVSSGVIDLPLGDNCHVDNNVIVEPDTMLYFPDTMTLAPAQSIAGQSDWQLVMEPGRAEVVARRAV; from the coding sequence ATGTTGAATCAGGGTGCTAGTGCTATCGGAATCGCCAATATCGCTATGGATGGGACGGTGTTGGATACGTGGTTCCCGCACCCCACGTTGACGGAGCCGGGGGAGGTTTCTGGATCCCGCACGGTGCGCCTTGGGGCACAGCACTTGTCGCCGAAGATGTTGTCTTTGGTCAAGCTTGATGAGGACCGCATGGTCGAGCAGATTGCGGTGCGCACCGATATTGAGTCTTTGGCGCTGCCTCCGGTGGATGCTCACGATGTGTATTTGCGCCTGCATTTGCTGTCGCATCGTTTGGCGCAGCCGCTGCAGATCAACATGGAGGGCGCTTTAGATCTCCTGGAGACTGTGGTGTGGACGAACAAGGGCCCGTGTCTGCCGGATAATTTTGAGTCGGTGCGCACTTCCCTGCGTTCCCGGGGTTTGATTCACGTGTATGCGGTTGATCGCCTTCCCCGCATGGTGGATTATGTGGTGCCTTCTGGGGTGCGGATTGCGGAGGCTGAGCGGGTGCGCTTGGGCGCGTATTTGGCTCCCGGCACCCGGGTGTTGCGTGAAGGCTTTGTGTCGTTGAATTCGGGTTCTTTGGGGCCAGCCAAGATTGAGGGGCGTCTTTCCTTCGGTGTGGTCTTGGGTGAAGGAACCAAGGTGGGTTTGTCGGCGACGGTGATGACCCGTGCCGATGAGAACAACAATCGGCCGTCGTTGATGGTGGGTCGTAATTGCACTTTTGGGGTGAGCTCCGGGGTGATTGATCTTCCTTTGGGCGATAACTGCCATGTTGATAACAATGTGATTGTGGAGCCGGATACCATGCTGTATTTCCCGGACACGATGACCTTGGCGCCTGCCCAGTCGATTGCGGGCCAGTCTGATTGGCAACTGGTGATGGAGCCAGGTCGCGCGGAAGTGGTGGCGCGCCGCGCGGTGTAG
- the glgA gene encoding glycogen synthase: protein MRVAMMTKEYPPEIYGGAGVHVAELVRYMRQLEHVDVHCMGKPRDEKDVYVYGVDPGLDNANPAIKTLSTGLRMADAAGNADVVHSHTWYTGLGGHLAGRLYGIPHVVTAHSLEPHRPWKREQLGGGYEVSSWSERNAFEYADAVIAVSAKMKDAVLEAYPRVDADKIHVVLNGIDTQLWQPRPTFDHAETSVLEELGVDPSRPIVAFVGRITRQKGVAHLVRAAQSFDKDIQLVLCAGAPDTPEIEAEVTALVDGLRKQRDGVFWVKDMRPRDQIQEILSAASVFACPSIYEPLGIVNLEAMACGTAVVASDVGGIPEVVVDGETGTLVHYDETKPEQFEAGLASAINDLVANTAKATAYGEAGRARAVADFSWAAIAEQTIQVYKTLL, encoded by the coding sequence ATGCGAGTTGCAATGATGACCAAGGAGTACCCACCGGAGATCTACGGCGGCGCCGGCGTTCACGTCGCCGAGCTCGTGCGCTACATGCGCCAGCTAGAACACGTCGACGTCCACTGCATGGGCAAACCCCGCGACGAAAAAGACGTCTACGTCTACGGCGTCGACCCCGGCCTAGACAACGCCAACCCCGCCATCAAAACCCTGTCCACCGGACTGCGCATGGCCGACGCAGCCGGCAACGCCGACGTCGTCCACTCCCACACCTGGTACACCGGGCTCGGCGGGCACCTCGCCGGACGCCTCTACGGCATCCCCCACGTCGTCACCGCCCACTCCCTCGAACCCCACCGCCCCTGGAAACGCGAACAGCTCGGCGGCGGCTACGAAGTCTCCTCCTGGTCCGAACGCAACGCCTTCGAATACGCCGACGCAGTCATTGCGGTCTCCGCCAAAATGAAAGACGCCGTCCTCGAGGCCTACCCGCGCGTCGACGCCGACAAGATCCACGTGGTCCTCAACGGCATCGACACCCAACTGTGGCAGCCCCGCCCCACCTTCGACCACGCCGAAACCTCCGTGCTCGAAGAACTCGGCGTCGACCCCAGCCGCCCCATCGTCGCCTTCGTCGGGCGCATCACCCGCCAAAAGGGCGTCGCCCACCTGGTGCGCGCAGCCCAAAGCTTCGACAAAGACATCCAGCTCGTACTGTGCGCCGGCGCACCCGACACCCCCGAAATCGAAGCAGAAGTCACCGCACTCGTCGACGGGCTGCGGAAGCAACGCGACGGGGTGTTCTGGGTCAAAGACATGCGCCCCCGCGACCAGATCCAAGAAATCCTCAGCGCCGCCAGCGTCTTCGCCTGCCCCTCCATCTACGAGCCCCTCGGCATCGTCAACCTCGAAGCCATGGCCTGTGGCACCGCCGTCGTCGCCAGCGACGTCGGCGGCATCCCCGAGGTCGTCGTCGACGGCGAAACCGGCACCCTGGTGCACTACGACGAAACCAAGCCAGAACAATTCGAAGCCGGCCTAGCCTCCGCCATCAACGACCTGGTCGCCAACACCGCCAAGGCCACCGCCTACGGCGAAGCCGGCCGCGCCCGCGCCGTCGCCGATTTCTCCTGGGCCGCCATCGCAGAACAAACCATCCAGGTGTACAAGACACTGCTCTAG
- a CDS encoding TIGR00730 family Rossman fold protein: MDNSRPDNVKMWLRGPVMHRNGGKQESTTDQRLLDEQCSTDWLHSDPWRVLRIQSEFVNGFGALAELPSAVTVFGSARIKQDHPYYALGRELGEKLSAADYVVITGGGPGLMEAPNRGAMENGGLSVGLGIELPHEQHLNDYVQLGLNFRYFFVRKTMFLKYSQAFVCLPGGFGTLDELFEALCMVQTQKITNYPVVLIGTEFWGGLIDWITQRLLAEGMISDKDLDLFIVTDSVDEAVAHIQKVHSQMRDAANHTDQD; this comes from the coding sequence ATGGATAATTCCCGCCCAGACAACGTCAAAATGTGGCTCCGCGGCCCCGTCATGCACCGCAACGGCGGCAAACAGGAATCCACCACCGACCAACGCCTCCTCGACGAGCAATGCTCCACCGACTGGCTGCACTCCGACCCCTGGCGTGTGCTGCGTATCCAATCCGAATTTGTCAATGGTTTCGGCGCCCTTGCCGAACTGCCCAGCGCAGTCACCGTTTTCGGTTCCGCCCGCATCAAACAGGACCACCCCTATTACGCGCTGGGTCGTGAACTCGGCGAAAAGCTCTCCGCCGCCGACTACGTCGTCATTACCGGCGGCGGCCCTGGCTTGATGGAAGCCCCCAACCGGGGCGCCATGGAAAACGGCGGACTATCCGTCGGCCTGGGCATCGAGCTGCCGCACGAGCAACACCTCAACGACTACGTCCAACTGGGCTTAAACTTCCGCTACTTCTTCGTCCGCAAAACCATGTTCCTGAAATACTCCCAGGCCTTCGTCTGTCTGCCCGGAGGCTTCGGAACCCTGGATGAACTCTTCGAAGCGCTGTGCATGGTCCAAACCCAAAAAATCACCAACTACCCAGTGGTACTTATCGGCACCGAATTCTGGGGCGGGCTGATTGACTGGATCACGCAACGGCTCCTCGCCGAAGGCATGATCTCCGACAAAGACCTCGACCTGTTCATCGTGACCGACTCCGTTGACGAAGCCGTCGCCCACATCCAAAAAGTCCACAGCCAAATGCGCGACGCCGCTAACCACACAGACCAGGACTGA
- a CDS encoding methyltransferase domain-containing protein, with the protein MLTDIVDVLATPGDFQPLSMADDGLSLVAADGRSFPINESGYVTIAGAEGLRYQGDDAEMISAREAFLSRGHYATFVEAVTAAVHDALDDAGVDDDASPVLLEVGAGTGYYLSHSLDSIPGSTGVGIDVSLPAASILAHCHPRVGAVVADAWAQLPLKDNSVDVIAVAFAPRNASEFARVLKPGGQVVVLTDVPGHLLELREPLGITDVEEGKLERLIDQASSHLTPIAEPEIIEFPMTLDQQSIAAQIGMSPSARHIHPDVLGRRIAALPDHMTVTARAAILRFAARSEEN; encoded by the coding sequence GTGCTGACCGATATCGTTGATGTGCTGGCGACCCCTGGCGATTTTCAACCGCTTTCCATGGCCGATGATGGCTTGTCCCTCGTTGCCGCCGACGGCCGCAGCTTTCCGATCAACGAATCGGGCTACGTCACCATCGCCGGCGCCGAAGGTTTGCGCTACCAGGGCGACGATGCGGAGATGATCTCTGCCCGCGAGGCGTTTTTGTCCCGCGGCCACTACGCCACCTTCGTCGAAGCGGTCACCGCTGCCGTCCACGACGCTCTGGACGATGCTGGCGTTGATGACGACGCCTCGCCCGTACTGCTTGAGGTGGGCGCCGGCACCGGCTACTACCTATCCCACAGCCTGGACTCCATTCCCGGTTCCACCGGTGTGGGTATCGATGTGTCGCTGCCGGCAGCGTCAATCCTTGCGCACTGCCACCCGCGGGTGGGTGCGGTTGTTGCTGATGCGTGGGCGCAGCTGCCGCTGAAGGACAACAGCGTCGATGTTATTGCGGTGGCGTTCGCTCCCCGTAATGCCTCGGAGTTTGCCCGCGTCCTTAAGCCAGGAGGCCAGGTCGTCGTTCTGACCGACGTGCCGGGGCACCTGTTGGAGTTGCGTGAGCCGCTCGGCATTACCGACGTGGAGGAAGGCAAACTGGAACGCCTGATCGATCAGGCCTCCAGCCACCTCACCCCGATTGCGGAGCCGGAAATCATCGAATTCCCGATGACCCTGGATCAGCAGTCCATTGCCGCCCAGATCGGGATGAGCCCCTCGGCGCGGCATATCCACCCTGATGTTTTGGGTCGTCGCATTGCTGCGCTTCCGGATCACATGACGGTTACTGCGCGGGCCGCGATTTTGCGGTTTGCTGCCCGCTCCGAGGAAAACTAG
- a CDS encoding GH32 C-terminal domain-containing protein has translation MVYRPQRPELHITAETGVLNAPAGAIVAGDTWHIFHQYRPTPDSPSRWAHQVSFGHAYDWDVCTDVIASSSLDNATEDTNIWAGSAVPHAAGAALYFTSATPTTTALTRAIIEDLSDTVEHLDDDIFAVDDTVHIQGPIIDDIPGYSRLRSPCVLPAIDGQWRMLLCADDDHGASRMLLASSADGQRFTCDGAIDFVGDTGIAKGTRLVSPRLIRLRDEVTEQLCDIFITTVEEGNRDHTGYLVGNLEGTTFTVTHGFRPIDYGHDFTRPRNTNVIGDETFDTATIFGLLNGAGRFDDGSAHATLDTEGWANCLSLPRQATLQDGTLYQTPTPGLRAAITTSARAAAWTGLIDTSTGSVTVTVADDTGKVAATVTHAGDTLTLERGATVEGNDNAPAVAPLIAADSDTLTVIVDGCTIEVFADGGVVAMASRIDFSGEPVITASTTGGAKILHSDIISAQTPLRNL, from the coding sequence ATGGTTTATCGCCCCCAACGCCCCGAACTGCACATCACAGCCGAGACAGGTGTCCTCAACGCGCCAGCCGGCGCCATCGTTGCCGGCGACACCTGGCACATCTTCCACCAATACCGGCCCACCCCCGACAGCCCCTCCCGCTGGGCACACCAAGTCAGCTTCGGGCACGCCTACGACTGGGACGTCTGCACCGACGTCATCGCCAGCTCATCGCTGGACAACGCCACCGAAGACACCAACATCTGGGCCGGATCAGCAGTCCCCCACGCTGCGGGTGCCGCTCTCTACTTCACCAGCGCCACCCCCACCACCACCGCGCTGACCCGGGCAATTATTGAGGACCTCTCAGACACCGTCGAACACCTCGACGATGACATCTTCGCCGTCGACGACACCGTCCACATCCAAGGCCCCATCATCGACGACATCCCCGGCTACTCCCGGCTGCGCTCCCCTTGCGTACTGCCGGCAATCGACGGGCAGTGGCGCATGCTCTTGTGCGCCGACGACGACCATGGCGCCTCCCGCATGCTGCTCGCCTCCTCCGCCGACGGCCAACGCTTCACCTGCGACGGCGCCATCGACTTTGTCGGCGACACCGGGATCGCAAAAGGCACCCGCCTGGTCAGCCCGCGCCTGATTCGCCTGCGCGACGAAGTCACAGAACAACTCTGCGACATCTTCATCACCACCGTCGAAGAAGGCAACCGGGATCACACCGGCTACCTCGTGGGAAACCTCGAAGGCACCACCTTCACCGTCACCCATGGCTTCCGCCCCATCGACTATGGCCACGACTTCACCCGGCCCCGCAACACCAACGTCATCGGCGACGAAACCTTCGACACCGCCACCATCTTCGGCCTACTCAACGGGGCCGGGCGCTTCGACGACGGCAGCGCGCACGCCACCCTCGACACCGAGGGCTGGGCCAACTGCCTGTCCCTACCCCGCCAAGCAACACTGCAGGACGGCACCCTCTACCAAACCCCCACCCCGGGCTTAAGGGCCGCCATCACCACCAGCGCCAGGGCCGCCGCATGGACCGGGCTGATCGACACCAGCACCGGCAGTGTCACCGTCACCGTTGCCGATGACACCGGAAAAGTTGCCGCCACTGTCACCCACGCTGGAGACACCCTCACCCTGGAGCGTGGCGCAACAGTCGAAGGCAACGACAACGCGCCGGCCGTCGCTCCCCTGATTGCCGCGGACTCCGATACCCTCACCGTCATCGTCGACGGCTGCACCATCGAAGTATTCGCCGACGGCGGTGTGGTGGCCATGGCCAGCCGCATCGATTTCTCCGGCGAACCAGTCATCACAGCCAGCACCACCGGGGGCGCAAAGATTCTGCACAGCGACATCATTTCCGCCCAAACACCACTGCGAAATCTCTAG
- the sigE gene encoding RNA polymerase sigma factor SigE, whose protein sequence is MTAIYLGYTKSTMDNPSMSVKRTPAAPVSPDADAPLTGTAAFDAGVAGMPSWAELVAEHADSVYRLAYRLSGNQQDAEDLTQETFMRVFRSLKNYQPGTFEGWLHRITTNLFLDMVRHRAKIRMEALPEDYDRVPGNDLTPEQAYNFANLDPVLQKALDDLAPDFRVAVVLCDVMGMSYDEIADTLGVKLGTVRSRIHRGRSHLRASLEAAALTNESVNELIPVRS, encoded by the coding sequence GTGACAGCCATTTATCTGGGCTACACTAAGTCCACGATGGACAATCCCAGCATGAGTGTGAAACGCACCCCCGCCGCCCCGGTTTCTCCTGACGCCGATGCCCCTTTGACGGGCACCGCCGCCTTCGACGCCGGCGTCGCCGGCATGCCCAGCTGGGCGGAACTCGTCGCAGAACACGCCGACAGTGTCTACCGCCTCGCGTACCGCCTCTCCGGCAACCAACAAGACGCCGAAGATCTCACCCAAGAGACCTTCATGCGTGTGTTCCGCAGCCTGAAAAACTACCAGCCAGGCACCTTCGAAGGCTGGCTGCACCGCATCACCACCAACCTGTTTTTGGACATGGTGCGCCACCGCGCAAAAATCCGCATGGAAGCCCTGCCCGAAGACTACGATCGGGTGCCCGGCAACGACCTCACCCCGGAACAGGCCTACAACTTCGCCAACCTCGACCCGGTTCTGCAAAAAGCGCTCGACGACCTTGCGCCCGACTTCCGCGTCGCTGTCGTCCTGTGTGACGTCATGGGGATGAGCTACGACGAAATCGCCGACACCCTCGGCGTCAAACTCGGCACCGTCCGCTCCCGGATCCACCGCGGGCGCTCCCACCTGCGCGCCAGCCTCGAAGCAGCCGCACTGACCAACGAGTCCGTCAACGAGCTCATCCCGGTGCGCAGCTAG
- a CDS encoding DUF3117 domain-containing protein — MAAMKPRTGNGPMEAAEEGRKIVMRIPTDGGGRLVVEMNKEEAAELGALLVEASQ, encoded by the coding sequence ATGGCAGCGATGAAACCCCGTACCGGTAACGGTCCTATGGAAGCAGCGGAAGAGGGACGCAAGATCGTCATGCGCATCCCCACCGACGGTGGCGGACGACTGGTCGTCGAAATGAACAAGGAAGAAGCCGCCGAACTCGGCGCACTTCTGGTCGAAGCTTCCCAATAG
- a CDS encoding anti-sigma factor family protein, whose translation MKLTDRKGFPSKGKSLSNKKRFASVDHLTVEAVAAFVDGELSAGATHRAKIHLVHCAECRADVAAQRRAAEALRSSEQQPICAPSALIAKLTNIADAACEQTAPQHDTTPSSVAKIFTALSRNKRS comes from the coding sequence ATGAAGCTCACAGACAGAAAAGGCTTTCCCTCAAAAGGCAAAAGCCTCAGCAACAAAAAACGCTTCGCCTCAGTCGACCACCTCACAGTCGAAGCCGTCGCAGCTTTCGTCGACGGTGAACTATCAGCAGGTGCTACCCACCGCGCAAAAATCCACCTCGTACACTGCGCAGAATGCCGCGCCGACGTCGCCGCCCAACGTCGCGCCGCCGAAGCGCTACGCTCCAGCGAACAGCAGCCAATCTGCGCCCCCAGCGCACTGATCGCAAAACTCACCAACATCGCCGACGCAGCCTGCGAACAAACCGCGCCCCAGCACGACACCACGCCATCGTCAGTTGCTAAGATTTTTACGGCACTTTCAAGAAACAAGCGGAGCTAA
- the glgC gene encoding glucose-1-phosphate adenylyltransferase — MRAQPHVLAIVLAGGEGKRLFPLTADRAKPAVPFGGTYRLIDFVLSNLVNAGYMQICVLTQYKSHSLDRHISQSWQLSGLAGQYITPVPAQQRLGKRWFTGSADAILQSLNLIYDEDPDYVIVFGADHVYRMDPKQMVDEHIASGASVSVAGIRVPRSEASAFGCIQSDESGTITEFIEKPADPPATPDDPDMTYASMGNYVFTTKALIEALKEDAENEDSEHDMGGDIIPYFTKKGEAHVYDFMANKVPGATDRDRGYWRDVGTIDAFYEAHMDLISVHPVFNLYNRSWPIHNTDDGNLPPAKFVAGGIAQSSMVASGSIISAATVRNSVVSNNVYVEEGATVEGSVLMPGVRIGKGAVVRHAILDKNVRVSDGEFIGVDHERDAQRFKISPGGVVCVGKNEVV, encoded by the coding sequence GTGAGAGCCCAACCGCATGTCCTAGCCATCGTCCTCGCTGGCGGCGAGGGGAAGCGTCTATTTCCCCTGACCGCCGACAGGGCTAAACCCGCCGTCCCCTTTGGAGGCACCTATCGTCTGATTGACTTCGTGTTGTCGAATCTCGTCAACGCGGGGTACATGCAGATTTGTGTGCTGACCCAGTACAAGTCCCACTCGCTGGACCGCCACATTTCCCAGTCGTGGCAGCTGTCCGGCCTGGCAGGGCAGTACATCACCCCTGTCCCCGCCCAGCAGCGCCTGGGTAAGAGGTGGTTCACTGGATCCGCCGATGCGATTCTGCAGTCCCTGAACCTGATTTACGACGAGGATCCCGATTACGTCATCGTTTTCGGCGCTGACCACGTCTATCGCATGGATCCGAAGCAGATGGTCGATGAGCACATCGCCTCCGGCGCGTCGGTGTCGGTCGCGGGCATCCGCGTTCCGCGCTCTGAGGCCAGCGCTTTCGGCTGCATCCAGTCCGATGAGAGCGGCACCATTACTGAGTTCATCGAAAAGCCCGCCGACCCGCCGGCTACTCCCGACGATCCGGACATGACCTACGCGTCGATGGGTAACTACGTTTTCACCACCAAGGCCCTCATTGAGGCGCTGAAGGAGGATGCAGAAAACGAAGACTCTGAGCACGACATGGGTGGCGACATCATCCCGTACTTCACCAAAAAGGGTGAAGCCCACGTCTATGACTTCATGGCGAACAAGGTTCCCGGTGCTACCGACCGTGACCGCGGCTACTGGCGCGACGTTGGTACCATCGACGCCTTCTATGAGGCGCACATGGATCTCATCAGCGTCCACCCGGTGTTCAACCTGTACAACCGCTCGTGGCCGATTCACAACACCGACGACGGCAATCTGCCCCCGGCAAAGTTTGTCGCTGGTGGTATCGCGCAGTCCTCGATGGTGGCTTCCGGCTCCATCATTTCCGCGGCTACCGTGCGTAACTCCGTGGTGTCCAACAACGTCTACGTTGAGGAAGGCGCGACGGTGGAGGGCTCGGTGCTGATGCCGGGTGTCCGCATTGGTAAGGGAGCGGTGGTGCGCCACGCGATTTTGGATAAGAACGTGCGCGTCTCCGATGGTGAGTTCATCGGCGTCGACCACGAGCGCGACGCACAGCGCTTCAAGATCAGCCCCGGTGGCGTGGTCTGTGTCGGCAAAAACGAAGTCGTCTAA